Proteins from a genomic interval of Scomber scombrus chromosome 11, fScoSco1.1, whole genome shotgun sequence:
- the LOC133990209 gene encoding MICOS complex subunit MIC26-like, translated as MAPGIVLKVTGGKMPAALSLLTVTVLADTGVGEKEASAPLNRDDLSLYAAPPALKVRYAEHEAGQLEQSVATIRRATEPYTTWCQSAYAKIKPKVHGVVQLGNDTYAYLKDPPKDFYPRAGVIAFTGVLGLFLARGSRIKKLIYPAGLVTVSTSLYYPEQAAAIAKSTGDSIYDSAVRSFASVEKMVKTGGKTETKPTDSEKKP; from the coding sequence ATGGCCCCTGGGATCGTGCTGAAGGTGACAGGTGGGAAAATGCCGGCAGCTCTGAGTTTGTTAACGGTCACCGTGCTCGCTGACACCGGTGTCGGAGAGAAAGAAGCGTCTGCTCCGTTAAACCGAGACGACCTGTCCCTGTACGCCGCTCCTCCTGCTCTCAAAGTCCGGTACGCGGAGCATGAAGCCGGTCAGCTGGAGCAAAGTGTCGCCACCATCCGGAGGGCAACGGAGCCGTACACGACTTGGTGTCAGAGCGCCTATGCCAAAATTAAACCCAAAGTTCACGGGGTCGTGCAACTTGGGAATGACACCTATGCGTATTTGAAGGATCCACCCAAGGACTTCTACCCCCGGGCAGGAGTCATCGCCTTCACCGGTGTGTTGGGGCTGTTTCTGGCCAGAGGCTCCAGGATTAAGAAGCTCATCTACCCTGCGGGGCTGGTGACCGTGAGCACCTCCCTCTACTACCCCGAGCAGGCTGCAGCTATCGCAAAGTCAACCGGGGACTCCATCTACGACTCGGCGGTGCGCAGCTTTGCCAGCGTGGAGAAGATGGTGAAGACCGGGGGCAAAACTGAGACAAAGCCCACCGACTCAGAGAAGAAACCCTAA